A genomic window from Oceanobacillus timonensis includes:
- a CDS encoding SDR family oxidoreductase has protein sequence MKKAIVLGATGGTGQAMVSELLNRGVEVIAFGRSQRKLEALMAAHNHHRNLIYQLGDIFDYQSIVDAAKNADVIFQCANVKYQEMAEKLIPLGESVMKAADTLGKRIVIVDGIYVYGHQVAKGDENHPQHPHTKKGKLRVAFEQLIFSRKWKRAKALIVRLPDYYGPTSQNSYLQPTLDGMAAGKTSIFIGNLKTPREYVYLPDAARMIANIAEKDDAYGENWNIPGAGLISGKEIIRIARKVTGNQKTVIPLNKNVIRFIGLFDAFMREIVEIMYLTKEGFILSGEKYEKRIGVIPATPFQKGLEETLQFLMNNTK, from the coding sequence ATGAAAAAAGCGATTGTATTAGGCGCAACTGGCGGTACTGGCCAAGCTATGGTTTCGGAACTATTAAACAGAGGAGTAGAGGTGATTGCTTTCGGACGCTCCCAACGTAAATTGGAAGCATTAATGGCAGCTCACAATCATCATAGGAATCTTATCTATCAGCTGGGAGATATATTTGATTATCAATCGATTGTAGATGCTGCTAAAAATGCAGATGTTATCTTTCAATGTGCTAATGTTAAGTACCAAGAAATGGCGGAAAAATTAATACCATTGGGAGAGAGTGTGATGAAAGCAGCAGACACTTTAGGAAAAAGAATCGTGATTGTTGATGGTATTTATGTATATGGTCATCAAGTTGCAAAAGGGGATGAAAATCATCCGCAACACCCGCATACGAAAAAAGGAAAACTTCGAGTAGCGTTCGAGCAATTAATATTTAGCCGGAAATGGAAGCGGGCAAAAGCTTTAATTGTCAGATTGCCGGATTATTATGGTCCAACTTCACAAAATTCTTACTTGCAGCCTACACTCGATGGAATGGCTGCAGGTAAAACATCCATTTTTATTGGAAATTTAAAAACGCCTCGTGAATATGTTTATTTACCAGATGCTGCTAGGATGATTGCAAACATTGCAGAAAAAGATGACGCCTATGGTGAAAATTGGAATATACCAGGCGCTGGATTGATTTCAGGTAAAGAGATTATTCGTATCGCTCGGAAAGTAACAGGAAATCAGAAGACAGTCATTCCTTTGAATAAAAATGTTATCCGCTTCATTGGCTTGTTTGATGCATTTATGAGAGAAATTGTTGAAATCATGTATCTTACCAAGGAAGGTTTTATTTTAAGTGGCGAAAAATATGAAAAACGAATCGGAGTCATTCCAGCAACCCCTTTTCAAAAAGGACTTGAAGAAACATTACAATTTTTAATGAACAATACAAAATAA
- a CDS encoding TetR/AcrR family transcriptional regulator produces the protein MARSKKENRKEEILEAGLEVFAEKGYYNATTAHVAERAAISQPYVFRFYKTKEALFIAALDRAFERILQTFKNVESDPEQLVEKMIDAYEELSEWYPNEIALQVIGISVTEKPIQDTAKKGLSRIRNYTLERFKSAGIEDAEREASTFLARGMLCNISYFLDLPELIDEKGK, from the coding sequence ATGGCAAGATCAAAAAAAGAAAATCGTAAAGAAGAGATTCTGGAAGCTGGATTGGAAGTATTTGCGGAAAAGGGGTATTATAATGCAACTACTGCTCATGTTGCAGAAAGAGCAGCCATTTCTCAACCGTATGTTTTTCGGTTCTATAAAACAAAGGAAGCATTATTCATCGCTGCTTTGGACAGAGCATTTGAAAGAATCCTTCAAACATTTAAAAATGTGGAATCAGATCCAGAACAGCTCGTTGAAAAAATGATTGATGCGTATGAGGAGCTGTCCGAATGGTATCCTAATGAGATTGCATTGCAAGTAATAGGTATTTCTGTAACAGAAAAGCCGATACAAGACACTGCCAAAAAAGGTTTATCCCGTATCAGAAACTATACTTTAGAAAGGTTCAAGTCTGCTGGAATAGAGGATGCAGAAAGAGAAGCCAGTACGTTTTTGGCACGAGGAATGCTATGTAATATATCTTATTTCTTAGACCTTCCCGAGCTAATTGATGAGAAAGGAAAATAA
- a CDS encoding GNAT family N-acetyltransferase: MIREATSKDLPAILEIYNDAILHTTAVYSYQPQTLANREAWFKQKKDAGYPILVNEQDGNVAGFATFGPFRDWPAYKYSIEHSVYVDKRYRKKGIASSLMKEIIAIAREREYMTMIAGIDAANEKSIALHKKFGFEHAGTIKNAGFKFKQWRDLAFYQLEFNGPEKPTEA; the protein is encoded by the coding sequence ATGATAAGGGAAGCAACTTCAAAAGATTTACCAGCCATTTTAGAAATTTATAATGATGCTATCTTGCACACTACGGCCGTTTATTCTTATCAACCGCAAACATTGGCGAACAGGGAAGCCTGGTTTAAGCAGAAAAAGGATGCAGGATATCCAATATTAGTGAATGAACAAGATGGTAATGTCGCGGGATTTGCAACGTTTGGTCCTTTTAGAGACTGGCCAGCTTATAAATATTCGATTGAACATTCCGTTTATGTAGACAAGAGGTATCGTAAAAAGGGTATCGCCAGCTCATTGATGAAAGAAATTATTGCCATTGCCCGTGAAAGGGAATATATGACAATGATCGCTGGTATTGATGCTGCGAATGAGAAAAGTATTGCCTTGCATAAGAAATTTGGTTTTGAGCATGCAGGGACGATAAAAAATGCTGGTTTTAAATTTAAACAATGGAGGGATTTGGCTTTTTATCAATTAGAGTTTAACGGACCAGAAAAACCCACGGAAGCATAA
- a CDS encoding class I SAM-dependent methyltransferase, which translates to MEHHAKDNWNANLYDGNHSFVSKFGSDLLELLSPLEGEQILDVGCGTGDLANKIDQQGANVIGVDKSENMVHQANQKYPELTFMKKDVLELEYNNDFDAVFSNATLHWVKHPKEALQHIYSSLKPGGRFIAEFGGKSNVQTITNEIINQIKKAGIPYTSEQFPWYFPSIGEYAALMEETGFNVTFAQHFNRPTPLEGDNGLRNWMEMFCGNIFENHPESIKERVMTQVENNLKDVLYQDGQWIADYKRLRVIGIKQDGISTK; encoded by the coding sequence ATGGAACACCATGCAAAAGATAATTGGAATGCAAATTTGTATGATGGAAATCATTCCTTTGTATCAAAATTCGGAAGTGATCTACTAGAACTTTTATCTCCTTTAGAAGGAGAACAGATTCTTGATGTTGGATGCGGTACAGGAGATTTAGCAAATAAAATCGATCAGCAAGGCGCAAATGTAATCGGTGTTGATAAATCAGAGAATATGGTGCATCAAGCAAACCAGAAATATCCAGAATTAACGTTTATGAAGAAAGATGTTTTAGAGCTCGAATACAACAATGATTTTGACGCCGTTTTCTCTAATGCAACCCTTCATTGGGTAAAGCATCCTAAAGAGGCACTTCAGCATATCTACAGCAGCCTGAAACCCGGCGGAAGATTTATTGCAGAGTTTGGTGGTAAAAGCAATGTTCAAACGATTACAAATGAAATCATCAATCAGATTAAAAAAGCTGGAATCCCCTATACATCAGAACAGTTTCCCTGGTACTTCCCAAGCATAGGAGAGTACGCAGCATTAATGGAGGAGACGGGATTTAACGTAACCTTTGCCCAGCATTTCAATCGGCCGACGCCCTTAGAGGGAGACAATGGCCTGAGAAATTGGATGGAAATGTTCTGCGGAAATATCTTTGAAAATCATCCGGAATCTATCAAAGAACGTGTGATGACACAGGTAGAAAATAACTTAAAGGATGTCCTGTACCAAGATGGACAGTGGATAGCAGATTATAAACGACTTCGTGTCATTGGGATAAAACAAGACGGTATATCTACTAAATGA
- a CDS encoding histidine--tRNA ligase, protein MKKMDYQNVKGTRDYLPESESMRRNIRRTLEDVFIQYGCQPLETPILNYTELLASKYGGGAEILEEMYTLTDRGERDLALRYDLTIPFAKVAAMNPTLKMPFKRYEIGKVFRDGPIKTGRLREFTQCDVDIVGVDSQLAEAELMMMALDGFDKLGMQVNIQYNNRKLLTGALEVFGVADVKINKVVLILDKLEKIGMDAVIAELAELGVSDDAVCSIKQFLTADYHTDFTRFESLSNQNEQVRQGLQELKELKSYLDYLDISDQCIFNPFLARGLEIYTGTVYEMFLADDSLKSSIGSGGRYDNAIGGLIGTDETFSTVGISFGLDVIYTAMAAGEGIQSVGKEVDYYIIPLGREKESLSVSTYFREKGYNVEVELGNKKVDKALDRANKEKIRNVIIIGDGEVRNNQFNVKDMFSGKETVESFSFR, encoded by the coding sequence ATGAAGAAAATGGATTATCAAAATGTAAAAGGAACACGAGATTATTTGCCGGAGTCAGAAAGTATGCGCAGAAATATCCGGAGAACATTAGAAGATGTATTTATTCAATATGGATGTCAACCGCTGGAAACACCGATCTTAAATTATACGGAATTGCTTGCTTCAAAGTATGGCGGTGGAGCAGAAATACTAGAGGAGATGTACACCTTAACAGACAGGGGAGAAAGAGACCTGGCTTTACGCTACGACCTTACCATTCCTTTCGCCAAAGTGGCGGCAATGAACCCGACATTAAAAATGCCATTTAAGCGGTATGAAATTGGTAAAGTATTTCGGGATGGGCCAATAAAAACAGGCAGATTGCGTGAATTTACTCAGTGTGATGTGGATATTGTCGGTGTAGATTCACAATTGGCTGAAGCGGAATTAATGATGATGGCGCTGGATGGCTTTGACAAGCTTGGAATGCAGGTGAATATTCAATATAATAATAGGAAATTATTAACCGGAGCATTGGAAGTGTTTGGTGTAGCGGATGTGAAAATCAATAAAGTGGTGCTGATTTTGGATAAGCTGGAGAAGATAGGGATGGACGCAGTTATAGCCGAGCTTGCTGAACTAGGAGTGTCAGATGATGCGGTCTGCTCCATTAAACAATTTTTGACGGCTGACTATCATACTGACTTTACCCGTTTTGAATCATTATCTAATCAAAATGAACAAGTCAGACAGGGATTGCAGGAACTAAAAGAGCTGAAATCATATCTTGATTATTTGGATATTAGCGACCAATGTATATTTAATCCGTTTCTGGCACGAGGGCTAGAAATATATACAGGTACGGTTTATGAAATGTTTTTAGCGGATGATTCGTTGAAGTCCAGCATCGGGAGCGGAGGAAGATATGATAATGCAATCGGCGGACTGATAGGAACAGATGAAACTTTCTCTACCGTTGGAATCTCTTTTGGGCTGGATGTGATTTATACCGCGATGGCCGCTGGGGAAGGAATTCAGTCTGTTGGAAAAGAGGTGGATTATTATATTATTCCTCTAGGGAGAGAAAAAGAATCGCTGTCTGTATCAACATATTTCCGGGAGAAAGGATATAACGTAGAGGTGGAATTAGGCAATAAAAAGGTCGATAAGGCGCTTGACAGGGCGAATAAAGAAAAAATACGAAACGTAATCATCATTGGCGATGGGGAAGTCAGGAATAATCAGTTTAACGTGAAGGATATGTTTTCGGGAAAAGAGACGGTAGAATCTTTTTCGTTTCGTTAA
- a CDS encoding DMT family transporter, whose product MSDRNKGILLLLLSALGFALMAMFVKLSGDVPTIQKTLFRNGVAMLIALGFVLYHRERLFGKKKNQKYLLLRSALGMIGVLLNFYAIDHLVLSDADMLNKMSPFITIIFAAIFLREYVMRFQVVSVIIAFLGTLFIIKPVFNLDIVPYAAGILSAVFAGGAYTVLRVLGNKEQFYTVVFYFSAFSTVILLPPVIFFYEPMTGTQWLYLLAAGVFATVGQFGVTVAYKFAPAKEISIFFYSTVVYSGIFSIVFFGQIPDIWSIFGYLAIFGASFYMFLRNNRDLKEAKE is encoded by the coding sequence ATGAGTGACAGAAATAAAGGAATCTTATTGTTATTATTGTCTGCGTTAGGTTTTGCGTTGATGGCAATGTTTGTAAAGTTGTCAGGGGACGTACCTACCATACAAAAAACATTATTTCGTAATGGAGTAGCAATGTTGATTGCGTTAGGTTTTGTGCTATATCATAGAGAGCGGCTTTTTGGGAAAAAGAAAAACCAAAAATACTTACTCTTGCGCTCCGCTTTGGGCATGATAGGGGTCTTGTTGAATTTCTATGCAATCGACCACCTTGTTCTTTCCGATGCGGATATGCTGAATAAAATGAGTCCATTTATAACGATTATTTTTGCTGCGATTTTTCTAAGAGAGTACGTGATGCGGTTTCAGGTGGTTTCTGTTATTATTGCGTTTCTTGGAACATTGTTTATTATTAAGCCTGTTTTCAATTTGGATATAGTTCCTTATGCAGCGGGGATTTTATCCGCTGTTTTTGCCGGAGGGGCTTACACCGTTTTACGAGTACTTGGCAATAAAGAACAGTTCTATACGGTTGTATTTTATTTTTCAGCCTTTTCCACGGTGATTCTATTACCGCCAGTTATCTTTTTTTATGAACCGATGACTGGAACGCAGTGGTTGTATTTGCTTGCAGCAGGCGTGTTCGCAACCGTCGGGCAGTTCGGTGTTACCGTTGCTTATAAATTTGCACCTGCAAAAGAGATATCTATCTTTTTCTATTCTACAGTCGTCTATTCAGGAATCTTTAGCATTGTCTTCTTTGGGCAAATTCCAGATATATGGAGTATCTTTGGCTATCTTGCTATCTTTGGCGCATCGTTTTACATGTTCCTGCGAAATAATCGGGATTTGAAGGAAGCGAAGGAATAG
- a CDS encoding lactate 2-monooxygenase, whose amino-acid sequence MENNIGNDIQYQIYATMHNPDPNRLPVIHEEWENVAREKLQDGPYYYIAGGAGGEKTMQANLQAFSNQRMVPRMLRNVDKRDLSVRLLGQKYPFPILQAPIGVQSIIHEEGEIGSAKASAEIGVPYIASSASSVPMEKVAEAMGDAPRWFQLYWSRDPEITASFLRRAEKSGYSAIVVTLDTPMMAWREHDLKNVYLPFLAGEGVGNYFTDPAFLAKLDKPPQEDPQSAIMHWTKIFGNTGLTWESIDFLREHTSLPIILKGILHPEDAKLAVEKGVDGIIVSNHGGRQVDGAVGALEVLPDIVAAVGDKTEIFMDSGIRRGSDIMKAMALGAKAVLVGRPLMYGLAVAGQEGVKEVMQHLLADLDITMGLAGQSSVSNLDASLLRKTE is encoded by the coding sequence ATGGAGAATAATATCGGGAATGATATTCAATACCAAATTTATGCAACAATGCATAATCCAGACCCTAATCGACTTCCAGTAATACATGAGGAGTGGGAAAATGTAGCTCGTGAAAAATTGCAGGATGGCCCTTATTACTATATTGCAGGTGGGGCTGGCGGTGAGAAAACCATGCAAGCCAATTTGCAAGCATTTTCCAATCAAAGGATGGTTCCGCGTATGCTGCGGAATGTAGATAAACGTGATTTATCGGTTCGTTTATTGGGCCAAAAATACCCTTTTCCTATATTACAAGCACCTATTGGCGTACAGTCGATCATACATGAAGAAGGAGAGATTGGCTCTGCAAAGGCATCTGCTGAAATAGGCGTTCCTTATATAGCAAGTTCAGCTTCCTCTGTGCCGATGGAAAAAGTAGCAGAGGCGATGGGAGATGCGCCACGCTGGTTTCAACTGTATTGGAGCAGAGACCCTGAAATCACAGCAAGCTTTTTAAGGCGTGCTGAAAAATCGGGGTATTCTGCGATTGTAGTGACTTTAGATACTCCCATGATGGCGTGGAGAGAGCATGATTTAAAAAATGTTTATTTGCCATTCTTGGCAGGCGAAGGTGTCGGAAATTATTTTACGGATCCAGCATTCTTGGCTAAGTTGGATAAACCACCGCAGGAAGACCCGCAATCTGCCATTATGCATTGGACGAAGATTTTTGGGAATACAGGATTGACCTGGGAGAGTATCGACTTTTTGCGTGAACATACTAGTCTGCCGATTATTTTAAAGGGGATTTTACACCCGGAAGATGCCAAACTTGCTGTAGAAAAAGGTGTGGATGGTATTATCGTATCAAACCATGGCGGACGCCAGGTAGACGGTGCGGTTGGGGCTTTGGAAGTACTCCCTGATATTGTAGCTGCTGTAGGGGATAAAACGGAAATATTCATGGATAGCGGAATCAGGAGAGGATCCGACATTATGAAGGCCATGGCGCTTGGTGCGAAAGCGGTACTTGTTGGAAGACCGCTTATGTATGGTCTTGCAGTTGCAGGTCAGGAGGGCGTCAAAGAAGTAATGCAACATCTGCTTGCTGATTTGGACATTACGATGGGACTGGCTGGTCAAAGCTCCGTGAGTAACTTAGACGCATCGTTGTTAAGAAAAACGGAATGA
- a CDS encoding peptide MFS transporter, with amino-acid sequence MTTKNSQEILESIPQKGFFGHPKGLFTLFFTEFWERFSYYGMRAILIYYMYYAIKDGGLGLDRGTAASIMAIYGSLVYMSGIIGGWIADRLLGMKRTVFYGGILIMAGHIALSFPGGVTALFVSMGLIVIGTGLLKPNVSNIVGDLYDKEDMRIDSGFSIFYMGINLGGFIAPFIVGTLGQKYNFHLGFGIAALGMVIGLIVFLATRKKYLGLAGSYVPNPLSADEKKSVFLKFGIGALIIVIVGAILISNGILTIDGFIMTVSVLGIIIPVMYFLVMYFSKKTTKTEQKNLLAYIPLFVAAMMFWAIQEQGSIILAQYADERIKLSLAGFSLQSSWFQSFNPLFIVLLAPVFAALWMKLGKRQPSTNKKFSFGLIFAGLSFLIMIIPAIYAGPDALVSPIWLILSFLIVVLGELCLSPVGLAATTRMAPAAFSAQTMGLWFLSNASAQAINAQIVKLYSPETEILYFGIIGGIAVLLGVILFVVSSVIKKRA; translated from the coding sequence ATGACAACGAAGAATTCACAAGAGATCCTTGAGAGTATTCCGCAAAAAGGTTTTTTCGGACATCCTAAAGGCTTATTTACATTATTTTTCACAGAGTTTTGGGAAAGATTTTCCTATTACGGGATGAGAGCTATCCTAATCTATTATATGTATTATGCAATAAAAGATGGCGGACTGGGGCTGGATAGAGGAACAGCAGCTTCCATCATGGCTATTTATGGTTCGCTTGTTTATATGTCAGGGATTATCGGCGGCTGGATTGCAGACCGGTTGCTTGGCATGAAAAGAACCGTCTTTTATGGCGGAATATTAATAATGGCAGGTCATATTGCCTTGTCCTTCCCAGGAGGAGTAACGGCTTTATTTGTATCCATGGGCTTAATTGTTATTGGTACTGGACTATTAAAACCAAATGTATCCAATATTGTCGGGGATTTATATGATAAGGAAGATATGCGTATTGATTCTGGTTTTAGTATATTCTATATGGGTATTAACCTTGGTGGTTTCATAGCGCCGTTTATTGTCGGAACACTTGGGCAAAAATATAATTTTCATCTTGGATTTGGTATAGCGGCTCTTGGGATGGTTATTGGGCTCATTGTATTTTTGGCTACCAGAAAGAAATATTTAGGACTTGCTGGTTCTTATGTGCCCAATCCATTATCCGCTGATGAAAAAAAATCCGTATTTCTGAAATTTGGAATCGGTGCGTTAATCATTGTCATTGTTGGTGCTATTCTGATTTCCAATGGTATATTAACGATTGACGGATTTATTATGACTGTCAGTGTTTTAGGGATTATCATTCCCGTTATGTACTTTTTAGTGATGTATTTCAGTAAGAAAACTACGAAAACGGAACAGAAAAATCTATTGGCCTACATTCCGTTATTTGTTGCAGCAATGATGTTTTGGGCCATTCAGGAACAAGGTTCTATTATTCTAGCTCAATATGCGGATGAACGAATCAAATTATCATTAGCTGGATTTTCCTTGCAATCGTCTTGGTTCCAATCATTCAACCCATTATTTATTGTATTGCTAGCGCCGGTATTTGCAGCATTATGGATGAAACTTGGCAAGAGACAGCCATCTACGAATAAGAAATTTTCCTTTGGCTTGATTTTTGCTGGTCTTTCTTTCTTAATCATGATTATTCCAGCTATTTACGCAGGTCCTGATGCACTTGTCAGTCCAATATGGCTTATACTAAGCTTCTTGATTGTTGTGCTTGGTGAACTATGTTTATCACCAGTTGGATTAGCAGCGACAACAAGAATGGCTCCTGCAGCATTTTCTGCACAGACTATGGGTCTCTGGTTCTTATCTAATGCTTCAGCTCAGGCGATTAATGCGCAAATTGTTAAATTGTACAGCCCTGAAACAGAGATTCTCTATTTTGGAATTATAGGCGGAATTGCTGTGTTGCTGGGTGTAATCCTGTTTGTGGTTTCTTCTGTAATTAAGAAGAGAGCATAA
- a CDS encoding Na-translocating system protein MpsC family protein, which produces MEKTVESGISSAIGRLFRDNFGKGPESIFVSIAKPYITIYLRNFLAPMEKVLLKQENELKFQETRDLLMKELTPEIQSIISSQAGVQVDKIYYDWSTENRSGILFAELHSGIDETTADYLNYPAKEQVHEEISRFTQKAQKSPRKLQSFMLNSRTLVSRREDIFVLIEQELIQSGFENQLRLSKRKLEKSLIDKVFLESVLDQEIQDLFVDWDFNNDTGFVIFILKPKK; this is translated from the coding sequence GTGGAAAAAACAGTAGAATCCGGAATATCCAGTGCAATCGGAAGATTATTTCGAGATAATTTCGGAAAAGGACCCGAATCGATTTTTGTATCTATTGCAAAACCTTACATCACCATATATTTACGTAATTTTTTAGCACCGATGGAAAAAGTTCTGTTGAAACAGGAAAATGAATTAAAATTTCAAGAAACCCGTGACTTATTAATGAAGGAGCTCACACCTGAGATACAATCTATTATCTCTTCGCAGGCAGGAGTACAGGTAGATAAAATCTATTATGACTGGTCTACGGAGAATAGAAGCGGAATTCTCTTTGCGGAGCTGCATTCGGGTATTGATGAAACAACAGCAGATTATTTAAATTATCCAGCTAAAGAACAAGTTCACGAAGAAATCAGCCGTTTCACTCAAAAAGCTCAAAAGTCTCCCAGAAAACTGCAGTCATTTATGTTAAATTCCCGAACGCTGGTTTCCAGGCGAGAGGACATATTTGTTTTAATTGAGCAGGAACTTATTCAATCCGGTTTTGAAAACCAACTTCGGTTGTCGAAACGAAAATTGGAAAAGAGCTTAATTGATAAAGTTTTCTTAGAATCCGTACTTGATCAGGAAATACAAGATTTATTTGTGGATTGGGATTTTAATAATGATACAGGATTTGTTATATTCATACTTAAGCCAAAAAAATAA
- a CDS encoding anti-sigma regulatory factor, protein MKTQSYVHIDKELDIVHARQIGRDIAKQIGFGTVDQARITTAISELARNIYLYAEKGRISFEIIDTFGRKGIIMTAIDAGPGINDIRLVLQDGYTTSGGLGAGLPGVKRLMDEFEIQSNSGQGTTVKIAKWI, encoded by the coding sequence ATGAAAACACAATCATATGTGCACATCGATAAGGAATTGGATATCGTTCACGCTAGACAGATTGGCCGAGATATAGCAAAGCAGATTGGTTTTGGTACAGTTGATCAGGCACGTATCACTACTGCAATATCGGAATTGGCCCGTAACATTTATTTATATGCAGAAAAAGGAAGAATTTCTTTTGAAATCATTGATACATTTGGTCGTAAAGGTATCATTATGACTGCAATCGACGCAGGACCAGGAATAAACGATATCAGATTAGTACTGCAGGATGGCTACACTACTTCGGGAGGGCTTGGAGCTGGTCTTCCTGGAGTAAAGCGTCTAATGGATGAATTCGAGATTCAATCAAACAGCGGACAAGGTACAACCGTTAAGATAGCTAAATGGATTTGA